A region from the Ctenopharyngodon idella isolate HZGC_01 chromosome 13, HZGC01, whole genome shotgun sequence genome encodes:
- the npas4l gene encoding neuronal PAS domain-containing protein 4-like: protein MSVSCDTSIRRSLRASKRFRSTKGASKARRDHINAEIRTMRALLPIGAEEQERLSYLHSMSLICTFIRKTVLLTGVHEDGSDVSPLNESFLQALPGFIVALNKDGKLVYVSENVAEYLGLSMVDVLQGDTFYDMMDGRDAEALKLVLRDPDVSAERSFVCRMLTSKAFRLQYGSCCSMLVKGRFQSSSLFVALCTPTADRLQDRQLLHASGSFHTLHRPDMSLTHAPYSVLFHLGFSAEELIGRSWYDLLHPDDLTLAARCHTTLIRDEGDTSAEMLVRLQRKDLSWIWLYVCATAKAAKESIACTNHVISETEAIYLKDKLYGSVSPSVCGAQVSQGPVCLPEMAGQIPSRSRRSSETGDVQIRSFFSTPPYSPTSSHSSDFLSEGYGSFEHLVCGSRFCPSEVFPVSQPYPDAPPNVGLPDAHRVPVYQPVLDASEGPSDCVLHQEDFMFAQDSVPSLLTPEPSPSADGRFLFSQTEQVEVGTLAHQIRSLASSFSRHTQHDGTLCWTPEPLLDERVIDSILRDLDAASAKNTDCVWNGLPVAPVAVEPFISATHTNTELHQLHHCLYAGIH from the exons ATGAGCGTCAGCTGCGACACGAGCATCAGACGGAGCCTCCGCGCCTCTAAACGCTTCAG GTCCACTAAAGGGGCGTCCAAAGCCCGGCGAGACCACATCAATGCCGAGATCCGGACTATGCGGGCGCTGCTGCCCATCGGTGCTGAAGAGCAGGAGCGTCTGTCGTACCTGCACTCCATGTCGCTCATCTGCACCTTCATCAGGAAGACTGTGCTGCTCACAG GTGTTCATGAGGACGGCAGCGATGTTTCTCCTCTGAACGAGAGCTTTCTGCAAGCCTTGCCTGGGTTTATTGTTGCTTTGAACAAAGACGGAAAACTGGTGTACGTGTCTGAAAACGTGGCAGAATATCTCGGCCTGTCAATG GTCGATGTCCTTCAGGGAGACACTTTCTATGATATGATGGACGGTCGCGACGCTGAAGCGCTGAAGCTCGTTTTGAGAGATCCGGACGTCTCAGCAG AGAGGAGTTTCGTGTGCCGTATGCTCACCTCCAAAGCCTTCCGGCTCCAGTACGGCAGCTGCTGCTCCATGCTGGTGAAGGGACGCTTCCAGAGCTCCTCTCTGTTTGTGGCGCTCTGTACGCCCACGGCCGACAGACTGCAAGACCGCCAGCTCCTCCACGCCTCCGGCTCCTTCCACACGCTCCACCGGCCTGACATGAGCCTCACTCACGCCCCCTACAG TGTTTTGTTCCACCTGGGTTTCTCAGCAGAGGAGCTGATTGGTCGATCGTGGTACGACCTCCTGCACCCTGATGACCTCACGCTCGCCGCCCGCTGCCACACGACACTCA TACGAGATGAAGGCGACACAAGTGCAGAGATGCTGGTCAGACTGCAGCGGAAGGATCTGTCGTGGATCTGGCTCTACGTTTGTGCAACTGCGAAAGCAGCCAAAGAATCGATCGCCTGCACAAACCACGTCATCAG TGAAACAGAAGCCATCTATCTCAAAGACAAGCTCTACGGCAGCGTGTCTCCGTCTGTCTGCGGTGCTCAGGTGTCTCAGGGTCCCGTCTGCTTGCCGGAGATGGCAGGACAGATCCCGAGCAGAAGCAGGAGGAGCTCAGAGACGGGCGATGTGCAGATCAGAAGCTTCTTCTCCACGCCGCCCTACAGCCCCACTTCCTCTCACTCTTCTGACTTCCTGTCTGAAGGCTATGGCTCTTTTGAGCACTTGGTGTGCGGCTCACGCTTCTGCCCTTCTGAAGTATTCCCAGTGTCTCAGCCGTACCCTGACGCTCCTCCTAATGTAGGTCTGCCCGACGCTCACCGCGTCCCCGTGTACCAGCCGGTGCTGGACGCGAGCGAGGGCCCGTCAGACTGTGTCCTGCATCAGGAGGACTTCATGTTTGCTCAGGACAGCGTGCCGAGTCTGCTGACGCCGGAGCCCTCACCCTCAGCAGACGGACGCTTCCTCTTCAGCCAGACGGAGCAGGTGGAGGTCGGAACGCTGGCCCATCAGATCCGCTCTCTGGCCAGCAGCTTCAGTCGACACACACAGCACGATGGCACCCTCTGCTGGACGCCTGAGCCGCTGCTGGACGAGAGAGTCATCGACAGCATCCTGCGCGATCTGGACGCGGCCTCGGCCAAAAACACGGACTGCGTGTGGAACGGGCTCCCGGTGGCTCCCGTGGCTGTGGAGCCGTTCATCAGCGCGACACACACCAACACCGAGTTGCATCAACTCCATCACTGTCTGTACGCCGGCATCCATTAA